One window of the Mixophyes fleayi isolate aMixFle1 chromosome 6, aMixFle1.hap1, whole genome shotgun sequence genome contains the following:
- the LOC142160080 gene encoding uncharacterized protein LOC142160080 isoform X2, protein MMENHQTFTSSGVSLDKNVSHTRFSPLDCGDMNKSVIGNCQHSKCFKTCNNQDDLKKSVTRKTKELGLGERGNLKATPVYTPTDHTQYTSTDIKVEPVSCDGDITDNNSYTPTDYTQYISHIKEESVSCDEDLADTDIYALRDHTQYTSDHIKEEPVSGEGDVTDIDIYKPTDHIQYTSFNIKEESVSCDGGNLTDTDIYTPTDHTQYTSTDIKEESVSCDGGNLTDTDIYTPTDHTQYTSTDIKEESVSCDGGNLTDTDIYTPTDHTQYTSTHIKEESASCDGGNLTDSDIYTPTDNSPYMSHIKEESVLCEGEKLIVSDTSTTTDYTFASNYIENQIKQNNSLVTKHIKLNEPVEMIHQTSATVSNINKISNNQKCVAATSNLAQHQLMDGKLENVVFLQLRFGSSHPGHTSGHIVQRPYVGYEQKKTFGDISNLTKYWRANSRKKIPQCSECGKYFLRKAQLVAHQVTHTGQKPFECSECGKYFLTNSQLVVHQRSHTGEKPFQCSECGKRFAEKRVLVKHQASHSLEKTFPCSDCGKRFTEKWRLVSHQITHTAEESFSCSECGKQFFEKWRFVSHQRAHTGEKPFECSECGKRFAEKGYLVSHQRTHTGEKPFQCSECGKCFAERGTLGRHRITHTGIKKHTCTECGKDFREKSTLIIHQRTHTGERPFQCSICGVQFAEKRKLVKHQRVHTCEKCTCPECGKDFTKKSSLAKHQRIHSREKTYACSECGKCYRYKLSLVKHERIHKGEK, encoded by the coding sequence GTGTCTCTCTGGATAAAAATGTGTCCCACACCAGGTTCTCGCCTTTAGATTGTGGAGACATGAATAAAAGTGTTATCGGAAATTGCCAACATTCCAAATGCTTTAAAACGTGTAATAACCAAGATGATTTGAAGAAATCGGTAACGCGTAAGACTAAGGAGTTGGGTTTAGGTGAGAGAGGAAACCTGAAAGCCACCCCCGTTTacacacccacagatcatacgcaatatacatctactgatattaaagtagaaccagtctcatgtgatggagaTATCACAGACAACAATAGTTATACACCTACAgattatacacaatatatatctcatattaaggaggagTCAGTCTCATGTGATGAAGATCTcgcagacactgacatttatgcaCTAAGAGATCATACACAGTATACATCCGatcatattaaggaggaaccaGTATCGGGTGAAGGAGATGTCACAGACATCGATATTTATAAACCCACAGatcatatacaatatacatcttttaatattaaggaggaatcagtctcatgtgacggaggaaacctcacagacactgacatttatacacccacagatcatacacaatatacatctactgatattaaggaggaatcagtctcatgtgatggaggaaacctcacagacactgatatttatacacccacagatcatacacaatatacatctactgatattaaggaggaatcagtctcatgtgatggaggaaacctcacagacactgatatttatacacccacagatcatacacaatatacatctactcatattaaggaggaatcagcctcatgtgatggaggaaacctcacagacagtgatatttatacacccacagacaaTAGTCCATATATgtctcatattaaggaggaatcagtcttgTGTGAGGGAGAAAAACTCATTGTCAGCGATACTAGTACAACAACAGATTACACATTTGCATCAAATTATATTGAGAATCAAATTAAACAGAACAATTCTTTAGTAACAAAACATATTAAATTGAATGAACCTGTTGAAATGATTCACCAAACATCAGCCACAgtaagtaatataaataaaatatctaataATCAGAAATGTGTAGCTGCTACATCGAATCTTGCCCAACATCAACTTATGGACGGAAAGTTGGAAAATGTTGTGTTTTTGCAACTGCGTTTTGGCTCATCTCATCCCGGACATACTAGCGGTCATATTGTACAGAGACCATACGTAGGTTATGAACAAAAGAAAACTTTTGGTGATATCTCAAATCTTACTAAATATTGGAGAGCTAACTCTAGGAAGAAAATACCacaatgttctgagtgtgggaaatattttttGAGGAAAGCCCAACTTGTCGCCCATCAAGTTACTCACACAGGACAGAAACCCTTtgaatgttctgagtgtgggaaatattttcTCACCAATTCCCAACTTGTAGTACATCAAAGATCTCACACGGGAGAGAAGCCGTTTCAATGTTCCGAATGTGGAAAACGGTTTGCTGAGAAAAGGGTTTTGGTGAAACATCAAGCAAGTCACTCATTAGAAAAAACATTTCCTTGTTCCGATTGTGGTAAACGGTTTACTGAGAAATGGAGGCTAGTCAGCCATCAGATTACTCATACAGCAGAAGAATCATTTAGCTGTTCCGAATGCGGGAAACAGTTTTTTGAGAAATGGAGGTTCGTCAGCCATCAGAgagctcacacaggagagaaaccatttgaatgttctgaatgtggaaaacgATTTGCCGAGAAGGGATATTTAGTCagccatcagagaactcacacgggAGAGAAACCATTCCAATGTTCCGAATGTGGAAAATGCTTTGCTGAGAGAGGGACATTAGGCAGACATCGAATAACTCATACTGGAATAAAGAAGCACACCTGCACTGAATGTGGGAAAGATTTTAGAGAAAAATCAACGCTTATCATACATCAaagaactcacacaggagagagaccattTCAGTGTTCTATATGTGGAGTGCAGTTTGCAGAGAAAAGGAAGTTGGTCAAACACCAACGAGTTCACACATGCGAAAAATGCACATGTCCAGAATGTGGGAAGGATTTTACAAAGAAGTCATCACTTgctaaacatcagagaattcacagcAGAGAAAAAACATAtgcatgctctgaatgtgggaaatgttaccGATATAAGTTATCACTTGTCAAACATGAGCGGATTCATAAGGGAGAAAAATAA